The genomic window TTTTCTCCCCATTATAAACTGGAATTATTACACTTACAAAAGGTAAATTAGAATATAAAGGTGCAATCATATTAAATTTATTATTAACCTCCAGATAAATTTATAACCTATTCTAAATAAACTTAATTTTGAATTTCCTGCTTTTCTTTCATATTCATGACTTGGGATTTCTAAAATTTTATAATCTTTTTTTAAACATTTTAAAACCATTTCCTGTTCTATATCAAAGTCAGTGGATTTTAAATCTAAATTTTTAAAAACATCTGTCTTGATTGCTCTGAAACCATTCTCAGAATCGGTTAGATTAACTTTAAATCTATAATTTATTGCTAATTGAATTAAACCACTGCCTATATTTTTTGCAAAATTTAGTAAAGTTCCATGAAGCTCATCACTACCTCCCAACATTCTTGAACCTACGACCATGTCTGCATTGCTTTTTTCTAAAAGCAAAAGCATTTTAGGAATATCTTTTGGATCATGAGAACCATCTGCGTCCATAAAAATAAGATATTTAGATTTAACAAATTTAGAAGCACTTCTTAAAGCAGAACCCTTTCCGATACCTTCTTCTTCTACAATTTTAATATTTTTTGAAAGAATAATACTTTTTGTTTTATCTTTAGAATTACCATCAACTATTAGAATTTTCTCTTTTGGAACTACTTTTAAAGTTTCATCAAGAACTTCTCCAATAGTTAATTCTTCATTCTTTGTAGGAATAATAAGTGTATAATCTTGCACAGAATAAACCATCTATAAAGGTTTATAAAGGTATCTAAATGGATTTAAGAACTTTTAACCATTCTTTAGAAAGCTTGCTAATATCATAATTTAATGCTTTTTTTCTTGCAGCCAAACTAAAACTTTTTCTTAAATTTGGATTATCTATTAATTTACTTAACTTGGATTTGAATTCATTTAAATTTTTTTGCTCAACAATAAATCCATCTTTATTATCAGATATAATTTGTCTTGGACCAATACAATTACTTGAAATTACTGGTAAACCTGAGGACATTGCTTCTATTACAGTTAAACCAAACCATTCTTCCCATTTATCAATTTTATATGAAGTATTTATTGAAATATCTGAAATTCCATTTTGAAAAGCTAATTTGGATTCATTATTTATTGATCCTAAATATTTTATAAATTTATTATTTTTGACTTTTTCTTTTTCGGGGCCATCTCCAATAATAACAAATTCTGCTTTTTCTTTAAAATATTCTGCAAGTTCTAATACTAAGTTTATTCCTTTTTCTTTGATTAATCTTCCAACAAACAATATCCTAACTTTTTTAGATTTTGATTTTTTTATTGGTTTGAATAATTGAGTGTCTACACCATGAGGTATAATAAATATGTTTTTGTTGTCTTCAAATTTCTCTAATGCAAGTTTTGTTTCATTATTTAAAACTACGATTTTAATATTTTTAAGGAATATTTTCCATAATTTTCTGTCAAAAGGAAATCTAACTCTTGGTACTTTAACATTTTCTTCCCAATAAGGCCAAGAAGTAAAGAAAATAAGATCTTTTTTTAGAAGTTTAAGTATTAGAAAATAAAAGACAGCCCAGCTATAAGGTGCAAAGTTAATTATAATCTTTTTATGAAAGAGTAGTCTAATTGGGTTAAAAAGATGTTTTATAGCTCTAAAAGGATTATGATAAGCTGTTCTTGCTATTCTAGAATCATAGATTTTAATCTTGATTAATTTAGACTTTTCTAACTCTCTAAGATTGCGAAAATAAAATTCAGTTGGACATTCTGTGTATATTGCAATATTCATATTAACTAAAAAGATAGATAGGTTTAAAAAGCTTGTTTCTTTTTTGTAATCATGCCAAAAATTAGCATTATTATGGTTAATTGGAATGGTAAGTTTTATTTAAAACCTTGTCTAGACTCTATAGCTGAGCAAACTTTCAAAGATTTTGAGTTGATATTTATAGATAATAATAGTACTGATGATTCTGTTGACTTTGTAAAAAAGAATTATTCATTTGCAAGGGTTGTTAAACTTAAGACAAATAAAGGTTTGCTTGGTGGTAATCATGAGGGTCTTAAGTACACTAAAGGAAATTATATTTTTTTCTTAAATAATGATACTGTTTTAGATAAGAATTGTTTAATGGAAATTTTTAAGGCAGTTCAAACAAAAGAAATATCTAGAAAATATACTTTCTTTGCTCCCAAAATTATTTTTATAAATAAGACTTTATTAAATTCTGTGGGTATAATGCCATATAATGATGGTACTGCCAAGGATATAGGCATCTTTGAGGATGCAAATAATTATACTGAGCAATTTGAGATTTTTGGCCCTATGGGGAGTGCTTCTATTTATTCTAGAAAAGTACTCGAAAAAATTAGAAGTCATGGAAAATATTTTGATGAAAATTATTTTGGATATTATGATGATACTGATTTGGATTTTAGATTAAGATGGATTGGTGAAAAAGCCTTATATCTTCCAA from Candidatus Woesearchaeota archaeon includes these protein-coding regions:
- a CDS encoding glycosyltransferase family 2 protein, which translates into the protein MQDYTLIIPTKNEELTIGEVLDETLKVVPKEKILIVDGNSKDKTKSIILSKNIKIVEEEGIGKGSALRSASKFVKSKYLIFMDADGSHDPKDIPKMLLLLEKSNADMVVGSRMLGGSDELHGTLLNFAKNIGSGLIQLAINYRFKVNLTDSENGFRAIKTDVFKNLDLKSTDFDIEQEMVLKCLKKDYKILEIPSHEYERKAGNSKLSLFRIGYKFIWRLIINLI
- a CDS encoding glycosyltransferase family 4 protein yields the protein MNIAIYTECPTEFYFRNLRELEKSKLIKIKIYDSRIARTAYHNPFRAIKHLFNPIRLLFHKKIIINFAPYSWAVFYFLILKLLKKDLIFFTSWPYWEENVKVPRVRFPFDRKLWKIFLKNIKIVVLNNETKLALEKFEDNKNIFIIPHGVDTQLFKPIKKSKSKKVRILFVGRLIKEKGINLVLELAEYFKEKAEFVIIGDGPEKEKVKNNKFIKYLGSINNESKLAFQNGISDISINTSYKIDKWEEWFGLTVIEAMSSGLPVISSNCIGPRQIISDNKDGFIVEQKNLNEFKSKLSKLIDNPNLRKSFSLAARKKALNYDISKLSKEWLKVLKSI
- a CDS encoding glycosyltransferase family 2 protein yields the protein MPKISIIMVNWNGKFYLKPCLDSIAEQTFKDFELIFIDNNSTDDSVDFVKKNYSFARVVKLKTNKGLLGGNHEGLKYTKGNYIFFLNNDTVLDKNCLMEIFKAVQTKEISRKYTFFAPKIIFINKTLLNSVGIMPYNDGTAKDIGIFEDANNYTEQFEIFGPMGSASIYSRKVLEKIRSHGKYFDENYFGYYDDTDLDFRLRWIGEKALYLPKAIVYHHGNASFKKTGKTALYHSNKNKILNFVRNYPTSILIKNLPVFIIRQIISIVYYLVQFNFSPIAGKIKAIRLLPQYIRLRNENLRKNIKNVKNVERFIVYKDTIKSIIGKVKPLSQD